A window of the Henckelia pumila isolate YLH828 chromosome 3, ASM3356847v2, whole genome shotgun sequence genome harbors these coding sequences:
- the LOC140893068 gene encoding uncharacterized protein, giving the protein MHIAYLCVTFTFLVVTAQYSQSSGEFSARELDSLLQDHAFKSLIRPRTGIVYDGKLPTNFTGIGVTALRLRSGSLRRRGVSGFKEFRVPVGVIEQPYCERLVLVYHNLGNWSSSYYPIPGYTYLAPVLGLLAYDATDLSASSLSELDIRASESPISIEFPDVNYRANGSSPMCVNFGLDGSVGFDNLVRENTCLTTNQGHFSIVVESLVAPAPSPTSEGVVGGGEKGGIRKTVWIIIGCVVGAMLILIFLGMLFGHFKRCRSRRRIRRMEEEAEEGVALPMKNVGYAKAPAALETRTRPFLENEFVP; this is encoded by the coding sequence ATGCACATTGCATATCTTTGTGTAACGTTCACTTTCCTAGTCGTGACTGCTCAATATTCTCAATCAAGTGGAGAATTTTCTGCCCGAGAATTGGATTCTTTACTTCAAGACCATGCTTTCAAGTCATTAATTAGGCCAAGAACCGGCATTGTTTATGATGGGAAATTGCCCACCAACTTCACCGGCATCGGAGTGACGGCGCTACGGCTGAGGAGCGGCAGCCTGCGGCGGAGAGGGGTGAGTGGTTTCAAGGAGTTTCGTGTACCAGTCGGGGTTATTGAGCAACCATATTGTGAAAGGCTTGTTTTGGTGTATCATAACTTGGGTAATTGGTCATCTTCATACTACCCTATACCTGGCTACACTTATTTAGCACCAGTTTTAGGACTTTTAGCTTATGATGCCACAGATTTATCTGCTTCAAGTTTATCCGAACTCGACATTCGGGCTTCCGAGAGTCCGATTTCGATCGAGTTCCCGGATGTCAATTACAGGGCAAATGGATCCTCGCCCATGTGTGTCAACTTCGGCTTGGATGGCTCTGTTGGATTTGACAATCTGGTGAGGGAAAACACTTGTTTGACAACTAATCAAGGCCACTTTTCAATTGTGGTGGAGTCTTTAGTAGCTCCGGCACCTTCGCCAACCAGCGAAGGTGTCGTCGGCGGTGGCGAAAAAGGTGGGATTAGGAAAACAGTGTGGATCATTATCGGGTGTGTGGTGGGAGCAATGCTTATATTGATTTTCTTGGGCATGCTCTTTGGTCACTTTAAAAGGTGCCGGAGCCGGAGAAGGATACGACGAATGGAGGAGGAGGCCGAGGAGGGCGTAGCGTTACCCATGAAGAACGTTGGGTACGCGAAGGCGCCCGCGGCATTGGAGACTCGGACTAGGCCATTTTTAGAGAATGAGTTTGTGCCTTAG